The DNA segment ATGAAGATCAAGTCAGTAACTAGTTTGACTTGAAAAGTCAATATCCCTACATCATGCCTAGAGACTCCTAATACCACCCAGTGCCGAACTTGGGATTGGGTAATTGTCTCCACGTGGTACTCATGGAATGGACAAATTCGATCGTTTTGGGTCCAAGTGGCAGCAGGCTACTGGCTCGCCAGCCAGACAGAATTAATGTCCTTTGCACCGACCGTTATGGCCAGCTGGTCAGTCACGTGTCCCTAATATATGTCGGCCGAACAAGGCTGACACATCGGCTGGAGGAATTCTGCCATATCAAAAACTAAGATGAAATTTTCAAGGCCATACAAGTATGAGACAGCCATTAGGCTACTGTTATGCTGCTGTAAGCCATGGTCAACAGATCCAAGCTGTTCTGATACTTTCAGAGATCAATGTTGCATCTTTTATTTGAACAATGGAGAGAACTTTAACACTGTTTCTAAGCCACAATACAGCTTGTGAAAGACAAGAACAGAAACAAATACAACTCCAAAACACATAAACACGACGTCGTTCAGCTAGATAATTAACACTACTTACTTTACTGCACAACAATATCTCAAACTTGGATTCAACCAGAAGATACAGTCGGCCGGACTAACTAGCTGGATGCTTACTAGTTGGTTTTAGAACTCTCCTGTTACATCCTGGAGTGAAGCGTTTCTATGCAACCGCAACATCGTTCTTCGTGGCATTAGTTTCATCTCTCATTAGGTACTTGTCGACATGAGAGGCTGCTTGTCTGCCCTCGCTGATGGCCCAAACGACCAGTGACTGGCCGCGCCTACAATCACCAGCAGCAAATACTCCTTCCACATTGGTTGAGAAGCATCCGAAATCTGCTTTGAAGTTTGAACGGTTGTCTCTTTCCACACCCAGTTGATCAGCGATTGTCTGCAAGCATAGTTAAGTCTTAATCTGACCGATTATAACTACAAGATtatatttgacaaatttggtatgtAGGAAAAAGTGAAACAGCATTCTGCAGTTGGTAAACAAAAACAAGCTGGTTGTATTCTGATGTTGTCGAACATTACATAAACAATGAGGCTTACTACAAATAAAAGGCCACCTAAATCCAGATCATCAACATTAAAACAGCATGTCAAAATTACAGGCACAAGTACCAGATCTTATGAAAACTGTGTAGAATATAAACACAAATGTTACTTGAATCCATCTAGTATGTCATACTATCTAGCTAAAACTTGGTTGCTCCATCAGATCAGCACTCGATTGGTTGGAAATATCCTATTACATCTCAACCAACAAAGAACAGGTCTCTTTGGACACCTAATGGTGCCAATGAACATGAAATTTTTTGCTTGTTGAGCCTCACAGATTAGCTGAACACTAGGGCCACCATAATCAAGAAGGCTTGGCCATTGATGGAGAATGTGAATGTGATCTGGAGGACAGGGATCATTCATCTTTATATTGTAGCTTTAGAAAACATTAATGGTCTTGTTTCAAAAAAACCCTTGGAACTGTCAACTCGACATGTCTAATGCTTAACAATTAATTAGATCTTCGGGGAGGATGAGAACaaaccaaaaagagaacaattaaTTAAAGTTTTTAGTACTCTTTTCTTCAACTACACAAACAGAACCAGTTTTCTGTAGTTTTTCCTATGTCTGTTCCTTTCATTCCTCTTTAAGTGAACTCTCATCTAGTATTTCTTCTAAAAGTTACCAATATTATCTTCATAACTGAGCAGTCATTACCATTCTAAATTATCCAATGTAATGCCACACGGAATACTGAATTAAGTGACAGATAACATTAGAAAACCTACCGATTCTGGGCCAAGGAAACCCATAGCCAATAGGACTAGATCAGCCTCAAATATCTTTTCAGAACCTTCGACTTCCTTGAACTGTAATCTTCCTCCACTATCTTTTTCCCAACACACTTGTACCACCTCAAGGCCTTTCACAACTTCATTTTCATCTCCCACAAATCTCTTTGTCAAAACCTGATATGATCTCGGGTCTTTTCCAAACTTGGCGGTTGCTTCTTGGTGACCATAATCTACTCGGAAGATCCTAGGCCACTGCAAAAGACAAAAGCTAATTCAGAATAAATGTCACTTCTAGTCAAATAGAAGAGGGATAGAACAATTACTATGATCCCATAAAGAAAAAGATACatctatattattaaaaaaaatttatttaacctGGGGCCATGGGTTGCCAGGTGCTCTTTTTCGGGGAGGTATAGGAAGGAGTTCCAAGTTTACAATATTGGTACAACCATGTCGGATGGAGGTCCCAATACAATCTGTTCCTGTATCTCCTCCGCCTACCACAACCACTTTCTTATCCTTGGCAGATATGTATTTACCATCATCAAGATTGCTATCAAGCAAGCTTTTGGTGTTTGCATGAAGAAATTCCATGGCAAAATGAATACCAGAGAGCTCCCTTCCAGGAACTGTCAGATCCCTGCACAAAAAGTATTCTCAGTGCATCAACATTCCTTTGCAGATGTCATACTCTCATTATGGCCTTTATAATCAAATGTTTTTTACAGCAGAAATTCCAATGCTAACTAATTTTGAATAGAATTTATTATTCAGGATTAAAAAGCTACAGACAGGaaatattataagaaaaataGAACATTGTATGCATAAAATATAGCAAGTCATATACAGCACTCAAGCTGATGTCAACGAGGTCATTCTGACTCTGGCCCGATGGATAATCAACATGAACACATAATATGCGTCTGAAAGAATTCCTGGTAAATGAACAAAATTGGAACTTTCTGGTTCCTATGTGGAGAATCTGAAATATAGCAGGGCAATTTTCACTCATATAAGGAGGTTGCTTGTCACATTAACATATTCTGAAGTCCATTTGCATGTTCATTTGTAGAAATATTCCACAAAGTTTCCACAAAGCAAAAAtgtaaaattcataaaaatgtaaAATTCTTAAACAACATCAATCAATTACCTAGGTTTTGTAGCTCCACAAGCCAAAACTATTGCATCGTTTTCGGCACGAAGATGGTCAAGGGAGTACAATGGATCTACTCCAACATTGGCATTGACCACAAACTTAACACCTTCCTCTTTCATTAGGTTTACACGACGTTGAACAATGTAAAACTTGTCTGCCTTCATGTTGGGAACTCCATACATCATTAATCCCCCCATACGGTCAGCACGCTCATAAACAGTTACCAGGTGACCCATTTTATTTAGCTGATCAGCTGCGGCTAGACCAGCTGGGCCACTACCAACTATGGCGACCTTCTTCCTGTATCAGTGACAAGCATTCACATTTTCTTACATTTCATCATGAAACAAAAAATcattaatttataattaaaatcACATTATATCCACGATAATTCTACACTTTAATTGAAGATCCATGATATTATAAGCGTAAAATGATTTGGTAGCACAGTTGAATTTTTTTCTAGTTAGAAAAGCCAATACAAGTTTAAACCAGTTGGGACAGTACAAAATAAATGATTGACTAGTTTACCTCACCTCTAAAATGACTAGCCATAAAATTTACAAAGAGAATTTGGCGACAAGCATGGGTAAAGAAATAAACCCATGGATGGAAACTAGTTACCTTTGCAAACTACAGGCAGTTTGCAGTGAGAGCACGGTTCATGCTTACTATGAAGAAACTAGATGGCTAAATGGCACTGGTGTAGAAGCTGCTGGTATTTCTACTGAGTTTCACATCCGATAATTTTTTTAGTTTCACACAGGAGTAACAGAAgatgtatatatttttttcatacattAAGAAACTCTTCTGGAATATTCCATTTATGGTCAGGCATGGAGTATCCTGATATCATGATGCTAAAACCATAAAtttctaaattaaaattttcgAAAGAATCTTATTAATGATATTGGGAAAAGGCAATTTGATTATTTTGGTTACTGCATAGTGCATACAACATTAAGTAGTCTGCCAAATTGTCCGTTGAAGAAAAGAGGACTTTAAAATTCATTCtccattggaaaaaaaaaatcattctccACATAATTATTCTGAGAATATTATACCTCCTAAGTATTAACTAAGCACACAAATGCAACCATTTGAATCCCCCCTCTCTAAGGAAGGAAAGGAAACACAAAGCATAAAGACAAAAACATCAGAGAATTGAAAAGACAGAAAAACTGATAACTGATGTGTGAGAAATGGCTTgattaaatcataatttattagtcaaaagaaaatgttttttccTCCAAATGGAACACAAATCAAACCATGAGACAAGTGTAGTAGCATTCTGTGACTTTATTTAGAAGtagagcttaccaaaagaagttGAAGAAAAGAATGGGATTAAATGGCTAACAacctaaatgctacagaaaacatGACAGGATGTAAAGTGATCTTATGAGAATTGGATAGCACAAGAAAAGAATCATTACCCAGTTCTCCGTTGTGGAGGTCGAGGTTTCACCCATCCTTCCTCAAAACCTTTGTCAATGATGGCACATTCTATACTCTTAATAGACACAGGGTTCTCAATGATACCCAGAACACAAGATCCTTCACATGGAGCAGGGCAAACTCGACCAGTAAATTCTGGGAAGTTGTTTGTTTCTAGGAGTCGATCTAAAGCTTCATGCCACCTATTTTGGTGGACAAGTTCATTGAATTCAGGTATCTTATTTCCAAGAGGGCACCCAGATTGATCCTGCAGGTTGGGAGAAAATTTAGAAGGACAACTTAAATAATGATGCTCGAAGTGAATAAATTTTTCCTAAAGCATTAAGTTTAGAGATCCCTATCAATCTAAAGAAAACCTCAAGTATTTCTagaaaataaacttttgtatataagGTTATAGTGATGCCAGACATgaattatattgaaaattttacaGCTGGAAGTATGACTACCATAAATTGAACCAAAGATTATATTATATTCATGTGATTAGTTTTGAAAAGTGACCATGATTCCATTGTAAAAAGTGcaaacaaaagaagataaaaagagAGCCCAGGACTGTTAACATATATCCTAAAATAAACTTTGTCAAGTGCCATTTGATATAACAAAACATGATTTAAGATACCTGATGACAGAAAGGGGTTCCACAATCCATGCAACGGGCAGATTGGGTTTTTGTAAGTGGCCCAGGCTTCAACTCCACAGCAACTTCCTTCCAATCTTTAATTCGATTATTTGGATCTCTATAAGATATGCCTTGATGCTCATATGCAAGAAAACCACGATGCTTAATAGCATTATCAACCTGTGTTGGCCTATTCGTTGTCTCCTGACCAACGTTATGTCCATCCAAAAATCAGTTTAACAACTTATTCAGTGACAAAAGGAACCTTACAAACACTACAGCTCTCAGATAAAACTAGTATTAATCAGCTACATATAGGAAACTGCAATATCAGACAATTTTGCCAAATAGAAGGGACAGTTTTTTAATTCTGATATAAGAGAGAAGATTAATTATCCTACATCATGGGAAAAGGATGAACTCAAATTAATCTTAATAAATCATTCAAATAAGGTTTACCTTCTTATCAGAACGTTCAGTTGCCAACTTAGATACTGCAGAAACATCCTTCATCAGctcttttttgtcttttttctTGACTTCTTTAGAAGCTTGCTCTGCCTTTAAATTCTGAAGTACCCCCTTATAATCTCGAGGAAATACCTTTACAAACTTGCACAGTAGATTGTTAAAATTGGACAGGATTTCCTTCGCTAACTGACTTTTTGTATGGCGCTGATGTTGCTGTATCATCATTCTTAGTGTTGTAATGTCCTCTTCATCCTCAACATTTTCAAGATCAACTAGCTCAAGGTTGCATCGAGCTTCAAACTTCCCATCCACATCAAGGACATAAGCAATTCCACCACTCATTCCAGCTGCAAAGTTCCTCCCAGTTTTCCCAAGTATAACAACAATACCACCAGTCATATACTCGCATCCATGATCACCAACACCTTCTACAACTGCTGTAGCACCCGAGTTACGTACGCAGAACCTCTCCGCTGCCATTCCATTAAAATATGCCTCCCCTTTTATAGCTCCATACAAAGCAACATTACCAATAACTATGTTTTCCTTCGGATCAAACTTACTTTCTCTTGGAGGATAAACTACAATCTTGCCACCAGATAACCCTTTCCCAACATAGTCATTGCTGTCTCCTTCAAGCTCAAGTGTGATACCAGGGCAAAGAAATGCCCCAAGACTCTGACCAGCACTTCCATTTAGCCTAATGTGGATTGTATCAGGAGGTAATCCTTTCATATGGTAGAGTTTAGTGACTTCATGGCTAAGCATGGTGCCAGCAGTACGATTTACATTATAAATTGGGGTCTCAATAAATACAGGCAAACCTTTGTCCAGAGCAGCTTTTGATAGAGTAATCAGTTTTTGATCTAATACCAAGTCCAGACCATGATCCTGTTTCTGAATGCAATACTGAGAAGCACCTGGCCTAATTTCAGCTGCCGGTTTAAGCAGTAATGAGAGATTGATATTTTTCAATTTTTCATTGCTCAAAATGACTTCTTTATCAACCTCTAACATGTCCACACGGCCAATCATCTCATTAACGGTTTGAAAGCCCAGCTGGGCCATGATCTCACGGACTTCTTCTGCCAACATGAAGAAAAAATTTATAACATGCTCAGGTTGCCCTGCGAATTTTTGACGAAGAACAGGATCTTGAGTGGCTATGCCAACGGGGCAAGTGTTCTTATGGCACTTCCGCATCATAATGCAGCCAAGTGTTATAAGAGGTGCGGTACTGAAACCAAACTCTTCTGCACCAAGTAGAGCAGCTATGGCAACATCCCGTCCAGTCTTAAGCTGACCATCAGTTTGCAAGACTGCTCGCCCACGAAGGTCATTTGCAACAAGAGTTTGATGTGTCTCAGCCAACCCAAGCTCCCAAGGAAGCCCTGCATTTTTAATGCCAGTCCAACGAGAAGCTCCAGTACCACCATCATGGCCAGATATCAATACATGGTCTGCGTGCCCTTTTACAACCCCACTAGCAATTACCCCAACGCCAGCCTCAGAAACTAGCTTAACGCTAATTCGAGCTCCTGGATTCGAATTCTGCGTGAGAGAAGAGAGACTTACTATCAAGATGTAAAAGTACAGACATAAAGCAAATACCATAATTCTGTTATCATGCTTGTGATGGCTCCTTAAATGATATGAATAACAGAGAAATGGGACCACGCTAAAACGAAGAAAAGGGAGGGGTACCTCTGACAATTTTTTATGGAGCAGTAACTTCCATTAATCAGTGACAAAGACATATCAAATGATTCACTTAATTACCTTAAGATCAAAAATTAATTGGGCAAGGTCCTCAATTGAGTATATATCATGGTGGGGTGGAGGACTAATAAGCCCTACACCAGCTGTAGAATTTCTTGTTACTGCAATATCACCAATGACCTTATGTCCAGGAAGTTCACCTCCTTCTCCTGGTTTAGCACCCTTGCAACAGAAGCAAACCAAAGAAAATCAAAAGAGGTATATAGCAACAGGTTAAGTTATAGCAACATAAATCACACTTAATGTGAAAGGTATGCATCATTTATAGATACAAACACAATTAGGTACTCTGTCATGGTTATTgatatgtgaaaaggagaaactATTTTTCTATTAGGAAGAGAGGACCACTAAGGTGGCAGATGTGTTTATTAAGGAGTTCAAATTAAAGGAAAAGTTATAAGCACAACAAATTTGTAGCAATTACCTGTGCCATCTTTATCTGAAGCTCATCAGCATTGGTAAGATAGTATATTGACACACCAAATCTTCCACTTGCCACTTGCTTAATTGCACTCCTCTTTGGATTCATTGAACCATCTGAAAGAGGCTCCATACGTGAAGGTTGTTCACCTCCCTCACCTTCATGAAAGTTACACacaaaataagaataaaattaaCACTACTCTAATACTAAAATCATTGTCACTCAAAGATTAACCACGTATAATCTAGGAAGATGAAGCGGACAAACCAAGTTCACTCAAGATCAGGTCAAGTCAAGAAAACACAATTGCAATATGAATAtagaaaaaatcatcatgtaaacCACTATCTGGCACATGACAATTACATACATATTGGTAAAATATTGATTATATATAGATATTATACACAGAAAATTAAGTCAATTGATGATTCCAAGATTAAAATATTgcaacaacatgattttttcaaaagaaaaaaaaaacagaaaggtCACAAGACTTGAACGTCAAAGGGTAGAACTTAATGAGCTACTATGACAGGAAGATTGGTTACCCTTAAACTTTAAATTTGACACTAAATCATTATCTATTCTCTACGTCGATGCTAGTTATCAATCAAGGTAGCATCAAGCACGCAGAAAAAAATGGTTACTTGATTCATCGAGTGAATCATGGACTGGCAACACAGATAAGGATGGAAAGGCTCCTAatcatatataaaattattctagACCAATGTTACATGCAACCTACCCATAAAGTTTGCATATGACtaagatatttaaaataaaaaaggacatTAGAAGCTGAAAGAAGATTCTGGAGTTGTAAAGTAAGCTCATACCAGTGTTAGATTTGCCTCCAAGTTTGTTCATTGCAATAGCTAGAGTTGTATGTGCTTCTAAAGATATTGAACCATAACTCATTGCACCAGTACAGAAACGCTTCACAATTTCCCTAGCAGGTTCCACTTCATCCAAGGAAATTTTTCCAGTGACATCTTTAAACTTCAGCATACCACGCAAGTTGCAGCCCTTATTCAGCTGCTGTATCAGTTTAGAATATTCTTTGTATGCAGCCACACTGTTAGATCGGGCTGCCTCTTGCAACTTTGCAATTGCAAGGGGATCATTAAGGTGCAATTCACCCCCTTTCCTCCAGTGGTAATCCCCAGGATTAGGAAGTGCTACTGCTTCTGCACTACCTGGAGGTAAAGCTCTCATTGGAAATGCTAATTCATGAAGGCAAAGAGCATCTCCAGCAAGACTTTCAAATGTTGCACCCTCAACTCTGCTTGGTGTTCGTTTGAAGCACTTCTCGATCACCTCAGATGAAATACCTACAGCTTCAAAAATTTGTGCACCTTTGTATGATGCAAGAGTGGATATCCCCATTTTGGCTATGACTTTCATCATTCCATAATTGCTTGCTTTAAAATACTTGTTGACAAGATCCTCTCTGGAGTGAAGCTCACCATCTTCTTTTGGAGGGATCTTTCCATCAATTTGCAGTCGCCAAATTGCTTCTATAGCCAAATATGGGCATATGGCATCTGCACCAAATCCAACTAGGGTACAAAAGTGATGCACTTCACGAGGCTCTGCAGATTCCACAATCAATCCAATGTGTGTCCTCTCTAGTGTCGAGACTAGATGTTGATGAACAGCACCAACTGCTAACAGAGAACTAACAGCAACATGCTCTGATGAAAAAcctaataaaaatttaagaagaaAGATTGACTGGTTAGCATCAACAGAATGCATGTCAGCATAAGAAAACCAACAAATATCATGTGAGTTGAAGACTAGATACTACAAAAGCAAAGAAATAGAAATAAAATAGTTTTCTGAATGACAAAGCATGTAAGTATCAACAAAGCATTCTTAGACACAAGCATGATACTGAGAAATAAGAGCTAAGGATCATAAGAGAAGAAAAACCAAGAGAACTAATTCTAACACAATTTTAATCAATAAACTATCTTGGAAGGAAAAGTTATGACTTCAGAAACATCAATCAATAATCACCTCTGTCAGACAAGACAATTGTTGTATAACCATCACCAATAGCCTCGCGAACTTCAGAACAAATCCTATCCAAAGTCTGCTCTAGACCTTTTCGGCCATGCTTTTTTGGATATGTAATGTCAAGAACTTTGCTGCGCCAACCTCTATAGTCCATTTTTTTTATAGCTTCCATTTCTTCTATGGAAAGAAGAGGCCCCTTCAAAGAAAGGCGATTGCACTGTTTTTCTGTGGTTTCCGTGAGGTCACCTTCTGGACCGATCATACATTCCATAGAAGTTACAATTTGCTCCCTTATTGGATCAATTGGAGGGTTTGTGACTTGCGCAAACATCTGCTTAAAGTACTCAAATGTCAGTTTCTCTCTACCTGACATCACAGCCAAGGGAGTATCATTTCCCATTGAGCCAAGAGCTTCACTGGCATCTTTTGCCATAGGCAGCATCAGCATCTCCAA comes from the Musa acuminata AAA Group cultivar baxijiao chromosome BXJ2-8, Cavendish_Baxijiao_AAA, whole genome shotgun sequence genome and includes:
- the LOC103996064 gene encoding glutamate synthase 1 [NADH], chloroplastic isoform X2; translated protein: MPKRNVVATSRSPSTSMSELPEKPMGLYDPSFEKDSCGVGFIAELSGEYSHKTVDNALQMLERMAHRGACGCEANTGDGAGILVALPHEFLNEVTKDLGFELPPPSKYAVGMFFMPTDDSRREKSKAAFVEVAESLGHVILGWRPVPTNNTELGESARRTEPIIEQVFLTPSAQSNADFEQQMYILRRFSMVAVRAALNLKRGAAKEFYICSLSSRTIVYKGQLKPVQLKNYYYADLGDKKFTSYMALVHSRFSTNTFPSWDRAQPMRVVGHNGEINTLRGNINWMRAREGLLKCKELGLSEDGMKQLLPIVDASSSDSGAFDGVLELLVRSGRSMPEAVMMMIPEAWQNDKNMDSERKALYEYFSALMEPWDGPALISFTDGRYLGATLDRNGLRPGRFYITHSGLVIMASEVGVVDIPPDEVARKGRLNPGMMLLVDFEHGIVVDDEALKRQYSQARPYGKWLKRQKICLEDIVNSVSKSDMVPPCIFGAVLGDEKIENTGISGLLAPLKAFGYTVETLEMLMLPMAKDASEALGSMGNDTPLAVMSGREKLTFEYFKQMFAQVTNPPIDPIREQIVTSMECMIGPEGDLTETTEKQCNRLSLKGPLLSIEEMEAIKKMDYRGWRSKVLDITYPKKHGRKGLEQTLDRICSEVREAIGDGYTTIVLSDRGFSSEHVAVSSLLAVGAVHQHLVSTLERTHIGLIVESAEPREVHHFCTLVGFGADAICPYLAIEAIWRLQIDGKIPPKEDGELHSREDLVNKYFKASNYGMMKVIAKMGISTLASYKGAQIFEAVGISSEVIEKCFKRTPSRVEGATFESLAGDALCLHELAFPMRALPPGSAEAVALPNPGDYHWRKGGELHLNDPLAIAKLQEAARSNSVAAYKEYSKLIQQLNKGCNLRGMLKFKDVTGKISLDEVEPAREIVKRFCTGAMSYGSISLEAHTTLAIAMNKLGGKSNTGEGGEQPSRMEPLSDGSMNPKRSAIKQVASGRFGVSIYYLTNADELQIKMAQGAKPGEGGELPGHKVIGDIAVTRNSTAGVGLISPPPHHDIYSIEDLAQLIFDLKNSNPGARISVKLVSEAGVGVIASGVVKGHADHVLISGHDGGTGASRWTGIKNAGLPWELGLAETHQTLVANDLRGRAVLQTDGQLKTGRDVAIAALLGAEEFGFSTAPLITLGCIMMRKCHKNTCPVGIATQDPVLRQKFAGQPEHVINFFFMLAEEVREIMAQLGFQTVNEMIGRVDMLEVDKEVILSNEKLKNINLSLLLKPAAEIRPGASQYCIQKQDHGLDLVLDQKLITLSKAALDKGLPVFIETPIYNVNRTAGTMLSHEVTKLYHMKGLPPDTIHIRLNGSAGQSLGAFLCPGITLELEGDSNDYVGKGLSGGKIVVYPPRESKFDPKENIVIGNVALYGAIKGEAYFNGMAAERFCVRNSGATAVVEGVGDHGCEYMTGGIVVILGKTGRNFAAGMSGGIAYVLDVDGKFEARCNLELVDLENVEDEEDITTLRMMIQQHQRHTKSQLAKEILSNFNNLLCKFVKVFPRDYKGVLQNLKAEQASKEVKKKDKKELMKDVSAVSKLATERSDKKETTNRPTQVDNAIKHRGFLAYEHQGISYRDPNNRIKDWKEVAVELKPGPLTKTQSARCMDCGTPFCHQDQSGCPLGNKIPEFNELVHQNRWHEALDRLLETNNFPEFTGRVCPAPCEGSCVLGIIENPVSIKSIECAIIDKGFEEGWVKPRPPQRRTGKKVAIVGSGPAGLAAADQLNKMGHLVTVYERADRMGGLMMYGVPNMKADKFYIVQRRVNLMKEEGVKFVVNANVGVDPLYSLDHLRAENDAIVLACGATKPRDLTVPGRELSGIHFAMEFLHANTKSLLDSNLDDGKYISAKDKKVVVVGGGDTGTDCIGTSIRHGCTNIVNLELLPIPPRKRAPGNPWPQWPRIFRVDYGHQEATAKFGKDPRSYQVLTKRFVGDENEVVKGLEVVQVCWEKDSGGRLQFKEVEGSEKIFEADLVLLAMGFLGPESTIADQLGVERDNRSNFKADFGCFSTNVEGVFAAGDCRRGQSLVVWAISEGRQAASHVDKYLMRDETNATKNDVAVA
- the LOC103996064 gene encoding glutamate synthase 1 [NADH], chloroplastic isoform X1; translated protein: MPKRNVVATSRSPSTSMSELPEKPMGLYDPSFEKDSCGVGFIAELSGEYSHKTVDNALQMLERMAHRGACGCEANTGDGAGILVALPHEFLNEVTKDLGFELPPPSKYAVGMFFMPTDDSRREKSKAAFVEVAESLGHVILGWRPVPTNNTELGESARRTEPIIEQVFLTPSAQSNADFEQQMYILRRFSMVAVRAALNLKRGAAKEFYICSLSSRTIVYKGQLKPVQLKNYYYADLGDKKFTSYMALVHSRFSTNTFPSWDRAQPMRVVGHNGEINTLRGNINWMRAREGLLKCKELGLSEDGMKQLLPIVDASSSDSGAFDGVLELLVRSGRSMPEAVMMMIPEAWQNDKNMDSERKALYEYFSALMEPWDGPALISFTDGRYLGATLDRNGLRPGRFYITHSGLVIMASEVGVVDIPPDEVARKGRLNPGMMLLVDFEHGIVVDDEALKRQYSQARPYGKWLKRQKICLEDIVNSVSKSDMVPPCIFGAVLFQGDEKIENTGISGLLAPLKAFGYTVETLEMLMLPMAKDASEALGSMGNDTPLAVMSGREKLTFEYFKQMFAQVTNPPIDPIREQIVTSMECMIGPEGDLTETTEKQCNRLSLKGPLLSIEEMEAIKKMDYRGWRSKVLDITYPKKHGRKGLEQTLDRICSEVREAIGDGYTTIVLSDRGFSSEHVAVSSLLAVGAVHQHLVSTLERTHIGLIVESAEPREVHHFCTLVGFGADAICPYLAIEAIWRLQIDGKIPPKEDGELHSREDLVNKYFKASNYGMMKVIAKMGISTLASYKGAQIFEAVGISSEVIEKCFKRTPSRVEGATFESLAGDALCLHELAFPMRALPPGSAEAVALPNPGDYHWRKGGELHLNDPLAIAKLQEAARSNSVAAYKEYSKLIQQLNKGCNLRGMLKFKDVTGKISLDEVEPAREIVKRFCTGAMSYGSISLEAHTTLAIAMNKLGGKSNTGEGGEQPSRMEPLSDGSMNPKRSAIKQVASGRFGVSIYYLTNADELQIKMAQGAKPGEGGELPGHKVIGDIAVTRNSTAGVGLISPPPHHDIYSIEDLAQLIFDLKNSNPGARISVKLVSEAGVGVIASGVVKGHADHVLISGHDGGTGASRWTGIKNAGLPWELGLAETHQTLVANDLRGRAVLQTDGQLKTGRDVAIAALLGAEEFGFSTAPLITLGCIMMRKCHKNTCPVGIATQDPVLRQKFAGQPEHVINFFFMLAEEVREIMAQLGFQTVNEMIGRVDMLEVDKEVILSNEKLKNINLSLLLKPAAEIRPGASQYCIQKQDHGLDLVLDQKLITLSKAALDKGLPVFIETPIYNVNRTAGTMLSHEVTKLYHMKGLPPDTIHIRLNGSAGQSLGAFLCPGITLELEGDSNDYVGKGLSGGKIVVYPPRESKFDPKENIVIGNVALYGAIKGEAYFNGMAAERFCVRNSGATAVVEGVGDHGCEYMTGGIVVILGKTGRNFAAGMSGGIAYVLDVDGKFEARCNLELVDLENVEDEEDITTLRMMIQQHQRHTKSQLAKEILSNFNNLLCKFVKVFPRDYKGVLQNLKAEQASKEVKKKDKKELMKDVSAVSKLATERSDKKETTNRPTQVDNAIKHRGFLAYEHQGISYRDPNNRIKDWKEVAVELKPGPLTKTQSARCMDCGTPFCHQDQSGCPLGNKIPEFNELVHQNRWHEALDRLLETNNFPEFTGRVCPAPCEGSCVLGIIENPVSIKSIECAIIDKGFEEGWVKPRPPQRRTGKKVAIVGSGPAGLAAADQLNKMGHLVTVYERADRMGGLMMYGVPNMKADKFYIVQRRVNLMKEEGVKFVVNANVGVDPLYSLDHLRAENDAIVLACGATKPRDLTVPGRELSGIHFAMEFLHANTKSLLDSNLDDGKYISAKDKKVVVVGGGDTGTDCIGTSIRHGCTNIVNLELLPIPPRKRAPGNPWPQWPRIFRVDYGHQEATAKFGKDPRSYQVLTKRFVGDENEVVKGLEVVQVCWEKDSGGRLQFKEVEGSEKIFEADLVLLAMGFLGPESTIADQLGVERDNRSNFKADFGCFSTNVEGVFAAGDCRRGQSLVVWAISEGRQAASHVDKYLMRDETNATKNDVAVA